A region from the Algoriphagus machipongonensis genome encodes:
- a CDS encoding UvrD-helicase domain-containing protein: MEQKPFIIYKSSAGSGKTYTLTLEYLKLALQSPHAFKQILAVTFTNKATQEMKERIVEELKRLRFNVKPDEKMDRELMNSLEVDESGLKVLAQQTLTAILHDYGRFSVSTIDSFFQKVVRAFAREIDLNAKFDVELDQDAVLERVVDRVVMLVMEDEFLHKWLVDYAYEQIQNGKSWDIRRNIRGLGKQIFQEDFKKYAPEVKEFLKDKENITLLQSFAKERKNEIIAISKELGKQAELIRVSNGLEWKDFFRGFAKVFEKFGDRNQPLPELTAATLAKIDNPEAWFSKSSKKKDSILAAYEQGLNQMLHQIQALTSKWNTLQAIAKNTYVYGVFRNLLDELSLIKDEENILLISDSNEFLKEITKGNDTPFIYEKVGNQYKNYLIDEFQDTSGFQWDSFKPLLENALGQNQTNLLVGDVKQSIYRWRGGEMKLLLSQVEDEIGKERIKLENLDTNFRSLPTIIQFNNAIFKALPSAFEEVLTESYGVQNSQILSDAYADSFQKVSPKKSKSEFQGKVKLEFIDSKEEEVEGNFDDIVLSKLPELVMELQDHGYELEDIAFLVRRKSEGEAIADTLMNYGAANPDSGYSFDVLSDESMYLNKSASVKALVSGFNYLHNPSDKVQYKTMWYYLAVLMELPVNHELFALEKIPTELQSKLEAFQEKENLMLQLPLMEALEELIKVLGLMEIGLELAYISGFKEAVYDFTANNRADLSGFLEWWETNQTKRTVKIPEGHNAMRILTIHKSKGLQFKVVLMPFLKWTIFDTVKGNVVWSPFEDREKGLSAIIPLTLEGSLADSDFSDTYAEEAIMAYLDSLNMLYVALTRAEDVFYGYVPFKEKIGSKNSIEIQLQQLMDSQVNIDGEISFSSQFDQESKVFEFGDWPVNQVKKLKPKRPPELRWAYKNWSEVLTLKKYAVDFSLEGMEQRKKQKFGLIVHEILELSANKSSALQNLQTFYFDGRLNDEEKQLVEKQLETLFNNSLFASWFDTGGILLAEQGILLPGGKQKRPDRIIMNDTDAVIVDFKTGEAHSRYANQVREYMELVNNLSQKPVKGYICYLETGIIEEIHA; encoded by the coding sequence ATGGAACAAAAACCTTTCATCATTTACAAATCCTCCGCAGGTTCAGGGAAAACTTATACTCTGACTCTGGAATACCTCAAACTTGCCTTGCAAAGTCCCCATGCTTTTAAGCAGATTTTGGCAGTGACTTTCACCAATAAGGCTACTCAGGAAATGAAGGAAAGGATTGTGGAGGAGTTAAAAAGACTCAGGTTTAATGTCAAACCAGATGAGAAGATGGATAGGGAATTGATGAATTCCTTAGAAGTAGATGAGTCTGGGTTGAAGGTCTTAGCTCAGCAGACATTGACAGCGATTTTGCATGATTATGGTCGGTTTTCTGTAAGTACGATAGATAGCTTTTTTCAAAAGGTGGTTCGAGCTTTTGCCAGAGAAATTGATCTAAACGCCAAATTTGATGTGGAATTAGATCAGGATGCGGTTTTGGAGCGAGTGGTGGACCGGGTGGTAATGCTTGTGATGGAAGATGAGTTTCTCCATAAATGGTTGGTTGATTATGCTTATGAACAAATCCAGAATGGAAAATCCTGGGATATTCGGAGGAATATTCGCGGGTTAGGCAAGCAGATTTTTCAAGAGGATTTTAAGAAATACGCTCCTGAGGTCAAGGAATTTTTAAAGGATAAGGAAAACATTACTCTATTACAGTCTTTTGCCAAGGAGCGAAAGAATGAAATAATTGCCATTTCAAAAGAATTAGGCAAACAGGCCGAATTGATCAGAGTCTCAAATGGCTTGGAATGGAAGGATTTCTTCAGAGGCTTTGCAAAAGTGTTTGAGAAATTCGGGGATCGAAACCAGCCTTTGCCAGAACTAACAGCAGCAACTTTAGCTAAAATCGATAATCCTGAGGCTTGGTTTTCTAAATCTAGTAAGAAGAAAGATTCCATTCTAGCGGCCTATGAACAAGGTTTGAATCAGATGTTGCATCAAATTCAAGCTTTAACTTCCAAATGGAATACACTTCAGGCGATTGCTAAAAACACTTATGTGTACGGAGTTTTTAGAAATTTATTAGATGAGCTTTCGCTGATCAAGGATGAGGAAAACATCCTCTTGATTTCGGATTCTAATGAGTTTCTGAAAGAAATAACCAAAGGAAATGACACGCCATTCATTTATGAAAAGGTAGGAAATCAATACAAAAATTACCTGATAGATGAATTTCAGGATACCTCGGGTTTTCAGTGGGATAGTTTCAAGCCATTGTTAGAAAATGCCTTGGGGCAAAATCAGACCAACCTTCTTGTAGGTGACGTGAAGCAATCTATATACCGCTGGAGAGGAGGAGAAATGAAATTGTTGCTTTCTCAAGTGGAAGATGAAATAGGAAAAGAGAGGATAAAGCTTGAAAATTTAGATACAAATTTTCGAAGTCTCCCTACTATCATCCAATTCAATAATGCGATTTTTAAGGCATTACCAAGTGCCTTCGAAGAAGTATTAACTGAGAGCTACGGAGTCCAAAACTCTCAAATCCTTTCTGATGCTTATGCTGATTCTTTTCAAAAAGTTTCTCCTAAAAAAAGTAAATCTGAATTTCAAGGAAAAGTCAAATTAGAGTTCATTGACTCTAAGGAAGAGGAAGTTGAGGGTAATTTTGATGATATCGTTCTTTCTAAATTACCCGAATTAGTCATGGAGCTCCAAGACCATGGGTATGAATTGGAAGACATTGCTTTTTTGGTAAGAAGAAAATCTGAAGGGGAAGCAATAGCGGATACCTTGATGAATTATGGTGCTGCCAACCCTGATTCCGGCTATAGTTTTGATGTGCTTTCTGATGAATCTATGTATTTAAACAAATCAGCTTCTGTTAAAGCCTTGGTTTCAGGATTTAATTATTTGCATAACCCAAGTGACAAGGTACAGTACAAGACCATGTGGTACTATCTCGCTGTGTTGATGGAATTACCAGTAAATCATGAGCTTTTTGCCCTTGAAAAGATTCCAACCGAATTGCAAAGCAAACTAGAAGCATTCCAAGAAAAAGAAAATTTAATGCTTCAGCTTCCTTTAATGGAGGCATTAGAAGAGTTGATTAAGGTACTTGGATTGATGGAGATAGGTTTGGAGTTAGCTTATATTTCAGGATTCAAGGAGGCGGTTTATGATTTTACTGCAAACAACAGAGCGGATTTAAGTGGCTTTTTGGAGTGGTGGGAAACCAATCAGACGAAGCGCACAGTAAAAATTCCTGAGGGGCATAATGCCATGCGTATCCTGACTATACATAAATCAAAAGGCTTACAGTTTAAAGTGGTCCTAATGCCATTTTTGAAGTGGACTATTTTCGATACCGTCAAGGGAAATGTGGTTTGGTCTCCATTTGAAGATCGGGAAAAGGGCCTTTCTGCCATAATTCCATTGACATTAGAAGGTAGCTTGGCAGATTCTGATTTTAGTGATACCTACGCTGAAGAAGCAATCATGGCTTATCTAGATAGCTTGAACATGCTTTATGTGGCTCTCACCCGAGCGGAGGATGTCTTTTATGGTTACGTTCCTTTCAAGGAAAAAATAGGCTCTAAGAATTCTATAGAGATTCAGCTCCAACAATTGATGGACAGTCAGGTAAATATTGATGGAGAAATTAGCTTCTCTTCTCAATTTGACCAAGAGTCAAAAGTTTTTGAGTTTGGGGATTGGCCTGTTAATCAAGTAAAAAAGCTAAAACCAAAAAGACCTCCGGAACTTCGCTGGGCCTATAAGAATTGGTCTGAGGTGCTCACCTTGAAGAAATATGCAGTAGACTTTTCATTGGAAGGTATGGAGCAACGAAAGAAGCAGAAGTTTGGGTTGATCGTACATGAGATTCTGGAGTTATCCGCTAATAAGTCCTCTGCGCTGCAGAATTTGCAGACATTTTATTTTGATGGCAGACTCAATGATGAGGAAAAACAACTCGTCGAAAAGCAATTAGAAACCCTATTCAACAATTCCCTCTTTGCCTCCTGGTTTGATACTGGAGGGATCTTGTTAGCTGAGCAAGGTATTCTTCTTCCTGGAGGTAAGCAGAAAAGGCCAGATAGGATCATTATGAATGATACGGATGCAGTCATTGTGGATTTTAAGACAGGAGAGGCTCATAGTCGATACGCCAATCAAGTCAGAGAATATATGGAGTTGGTTAATAATCTATCTCAAAAGCCAGTAAAAGGCTATATATGCTATTTAGAAACCGGAATTATCGAAGAAATCCATGCATAG
- a CDS encoding PD-(D/E)XK nuclease family protein — protein sequence MHSFLRNTAKEILDSGVDLQKLTVVLPNRRAGLFFTQHLGSLITEPTWMPEVKTIEEIFYDLAGNRPADDLTLIFELFRVYQELNPDAETFDRFYFWGEMILKDFNDVDQFMANASKLYHHLSEIKELESDLSFLNDSQVELIKQFWSSFERQDRDHQEKFLKFWQLLNPLYTSFQASLAVSGLAYSGMLYRKVVESLDTITRPEKTHYFIGFNAFTGTEEVLIKHYLTDFDAKIFWDIDTYYLEDRVQEAGLFFRDYQKDKVFGPTFPKETPSHIEDRKASIKTYATPLKTNQANLVGSILDKIPAGERWEETVVILPDEQMLFPVLHTLPEQVDKVNVTMGYPVKNAPVYSFLEAVLEMQRFIKEEDGKLLFYHTAVKNLLSSIYLKNEQPGFAEELMDEMQLLNQIHVSADKLHKGGKLYHMIFQKLDNQSLFPYLAELMEALAERLEEEPLQRSYLYQCFKQLTRLREIFAGQDTLSINREFFIRLFRQIFREVKLPFEGEPLQGLQIMGVLESRNLDFKRVIICNMNEDSFPPAAGLNSMIPFNIRKAFGLPVQEQNDSIYAYTFYRLLHSAEEVHMIYTTASDQGKAGEKSRYIQQMGVELGREIAEEVIYIPIDQKSPEEITIQKNNEVLGLLDKYLIDEHGRSQTSFSPSALSVFLDCRLKFYLQYLANIQEKQEVNEEIDAAVFGNLAHLSMEILYQDFAKRKGRTLLEKSDFDDLSKTWVFPAIEKAIRQFYHLEDETDTKLNGQMAIARDVLQKYLHQILKVDKDSAPFRLISLEKEKKYTAGIEIETSKGKQIVSLKGIIDRVDEHQGSVRLIDYKSGQDNKNFPDVPSLFDRDHKSRNKAAMQTMFYGLIYQATNPSNKLPLKPAIFNLREMFSDDFNPYLQEKIPYKTGIEVDDYRNYEEEYSTGLKTLLGDIYNPDIPFDQTEDLKKCAYCPYKEICGR from the coding sequence ATGCATAGTTTTTTAAGAAATACAGCGAAAGAAATTCTTGATTCCGGAGTGGATTTGCAAAAACTTACCGTGGTTTTGCCCAACAGACGAGCAGGATTGTTTTTTACCCAACATCTCGGAAGTTTAATTACTGAGCCCACTTGGATGCCGGAGGTGAAGACCATTGAAGAAATTTTCTATGATTTGGCTGGAAATAGACCTGCTGATGATTTGACTCTGATTTTTGAATTGTTCCGAGTTTATCAAGAACTGAATCCTGATGCGGAAACCTTTGATCGTTTTTATTTCTGGGGTGAAATGATCTTGAAAGATTTTAATGATGTGGATCAGTTTATGGCTAATGCCAGCAAATTGTACCACCACTTGTCCGAAATCAAAGAATTAGAGTCTGATTTAAGCTTTTTGAATGATAGTCAAGTTGAGTTGATTAAGCAATTTTGGTCCTCATTTGAACGGCAGGATAGAGATCATCAGGAGAAGTTTTTAAAATTTTGGCAATTGCTTAATCCACTTTATACTAGCTTTCAGGCTTCGCTTGCCGTGTCTGGATTAGCCTATTCTGGAATGCTTTACAGAAAGGTCGTAGAATCTCTTGATACGATAACACGTCCAGAAAAGACTCATTATTTTATTGGATTTAATGCCTTCACAGGTACTGAAGAAGTCTTAATTAAGCATTACCTAACCGATTTTGATGCCAAGATATTTTGGGATATAGATACATATTATTTAGAAGATAGAGTTCAGGAAGCGGGTTTATTCTTTCGAGACTATCAAAAAGACAAGGTGTTTGGACCTACTTTTCCTAAGGAAACTCCAAGCCATATTGAGGATAGGAAAGCAAGTATTAAAACCTATGCTACTCCTTTGAAAACCAATCAAGCAAATTTGGTCGGTTCAATTTTAGATAAAATTCCTGCTGGAGAAAGGTGGGAAGAAACAGTTGTGATTTTGCCTGATGAGCAAATGCTTTTCCCAGTCTTGCACACCCTCCCAGAGCAAGTTGATAAGGTGAACGTGACCATGGGGTATCCAGTCAAGAATGCTCCTGTTTATTCCTTCTTGGAGGCAGTTTTAGAAATGCAGCGATTTATCAAAGAAGAGGATGGTAAGTTATTATTTTACCATACAGCAGTAAAAAATCTCTTGAGTTCGATTTATTTAAAAAACGAGCAACCGGGTTTTGCAGAGGAGTTGATGGATGAAATGCAGCTTTTAAACCAGATCCATGTTTCAGCAGATAAGCTGCATAAGGGAGGAAAGCTCTACCATATGATCTTTCAAAAATTAGATAACCAATCTTTATTTCCCTACTTGGCCGAATTAATGGAGGCTTTGGCCGAGAGATTGGAAGAGGAACCCCTGCAGCGATCCTATCTCTATCAGTGCTTTAAACAATTGACCAGATTGCGTGAGATATTTGCTGGACAGGATACGCTAAGTATCAATAGAGAGTTTTTTATTAGGCTATTTCGCCAGATTTTTAGAGAGGTGAAATTACCTTTTGAAGGAGAGCCTCTTCAAGGATTACAAATCATGGGGGTACTTGAATCACGTAATTTGGACTTCAAGCGAGTGATTATTTGTAACATGAATGAGGATAGTTTTCCTCCGGCCGCAGGTTTGAACTCCATGATTCCTTTCAATATCCGAAAGGCGTTTGGCTTGCCGGTGCAGGAGCAAAATGATTCAATCTATGCCTATACTTTTTATAGGCTTTTGCATAGTGCTGAGGAGGTACATATGATTTATACCACTGCATCCGATCAAGGAAAAGCGGGTGAAAAGAGCCGATACATTCAGCAAATGGGGGTAGAATTAGGAAGAGAAATAGCCGAAGAAGTGATCTATATTCCCATAGATCAGAAATCTCCAGAAGAGATTACTATCCAAAAGAATAATGAAGTTTTGGGTTTATTGGATAAGTATCTGATTGATGAGCATGGAAGGTCACAAACCTCATTTTCTCCTTCTGCCTTGAGCGTGTTTCTGGACTGTAGATTGAAGTTTTATCTTCAATATTTAGCCAATATTCAAGAGAAGCAGGAAGTGAATGAGGAGATCGACGCTGCTGTTTTTGGGAATCTGGCTCACCTGAGCATGGAAATCCTTTACCAGGACTTTGCCAAAAGAAAGGGTAGGACGCTTTTGGAAAAATCCGATTTTGATGATTTAAGCAAAACTTGGGTATTCCCTGCGATTGAAAAAGCGATTCGTCAATTCTATCATTTGGAGGATGAGACTGATACCAAGCTGAATGGACAAATGGCGATAGCCCGAGATGTTCTCCAGAAATACCTACATCAGATATTAAAAGTAGATAAAGATTCTGCCCCTTTCCGCTTGATTTCTTTGGAGAAAGAAAAGAAGTATACGGCAGGAATAGAGATTGAAACTTCAAAAGGGAAGCAGATAGTTTCCCTGAAGGGTATAATCGATCGCGTGGATGAACATCAGGGCTCTGTACGGCTGATAGACTATAAATCGGGTCAGGACAATAAAAACTTTCCTGATGTGCCCTCACTTTTTGATCGGGATCATAAATCAAGAAACAAAGCTGCGATGCAGACAATGTTTTATGGGCTTATCTACCAGGCTACAAACCCTAGCAATAAGCTTCCTCTCAAACCTGCGATTTTTAATCTAAGGGAGATGTTTAGTGATGATTTCAATCCTTATCTACAAGAGAAAATCCCGTATAAAACTGGAATTGAAGTAGATGATTATAGGAATTACGAGGAAGAATATAGTACTGGGTTGAAGACACTTTTAGGGGATATATATAATCCAGATATACCTTTTGATCAAACCGAAGATTTGAAAAAGTGTGCCTATTGCCCCTACAAGGAAATCTGTGGTAGGTAA